The sequence CGCGCAGGTTTTTGATGCGTTTTATCAGATTTCGGAATTTTGACGTTTCTTTTTTTAACCCAAAATTGTAGCCTGCAACAGCGGCGCAGGCGGATTTGAGAAAGGCGCGCGAAAGATAGCATTCACGTTGTTTAACCGCAAGGTAAAATTAAAAAACCGCAAGGTAAAATTAAAAAATGATTCCTGATGATGTGTACGTACACAAAACCGTAGAAGGCGATGCCGAGGCGTTCAATGAGCTCGTCAATCGGCATCATTCAAAAATTTATGGGCTTGCCTACCGCATGCTCGGCAATCCCGAAGATGCCGCCGACGCGACGCAAGAAACGTTTTTAGAGGCATACAAATCAATTAAGGCGTTTCGATTTCAGTCGCAGTTCGGGACATGGCTCTATAGTATCGGCATCAATACGTGCCAGCAGTATATCCGTAAGTCGCAGTCGCACGAACGCAAACTTACCGCTTATACCAGAGAAACGGAAATAGATGGCGCGGTTTCTGAAACCGATTCACCTGAACGGGCGATGGTCAATACCGAGCAGAACGAAATGGTTCAAGGTGCCATCAATCGGTTACCGCAGAAACAGCGCGAGGTCGTCATACTATACTATATGCAACACCTCAAATACCGGGAGATCGCTGAGATATTGAAGTGTTCAGAAGGCACCGTGGCTTCACGGTTGAATCAGGCACTGAAGAATCTCAAGCGGAAGTTGAGTAAGTATTATCTCTTGGAAGGAGGGTCTTGATGAATTTGAATTGCGAACAGACTCTTAACAATTTACCACACCTTGTCGCGCAGGGAGAGGCACGGACGACAGAACCGATGTCCGAAGGAATCTCGCGGCGCACCCTTTTGGAACATCTTCGGGCTTGCCCGGAATGCCAAAGGGAATACGAAGCGTTGTGGCACACTACGGACATCTTGGAGAGTACAGAAGCACCAATTCCACCGCCAGAATTAGCACAGAACATTCAGCAGAGCGTCCGGCAACTCCATCGACAACAGCAGCTCACATTCTTCGCGGGTCCGTTAGCATGGTGTCTTGACCGATTAAAGGTGGATCTCTCTCCGCGGTTAGTCAACGCCGTCGTCCTACTTTTCTTTCTCGTCGCGTCCGGTTTTGTTATGAAACTGGCATTCTTTACAGATTCACAGGAACCGGAGTTCGGTTTGACCGCAATGGAAAAAACACGGCTTCAGCACGTCAGAATCTCACCATCTCCATGGGCAATGGTTAAAGACACTGAGACAAAGATGGAGGATTCCGCCATGCCACAGCAGCCTGTAATCGCTGTCCAGCATGGGAATGATTCTTTCTTCAGTCCAACGCAAAATTCATCAGAGATGTGGCGCACCGATACCATAGGTTATGAAGAGCAGACAGGTGAAGCCAGCGTTGTTAACTATGCCCGAGATATTGCGAACGAAAAGCTGACTGTGTTTTGGAATCACATTAAAACCGAGTTATAGGTATGCAAACACGCCCGTGCTGCTCGAAATGCCTTCATTCTAAAAAATCCTTCCATTGCCCCAGGCGCGGTTTCGTAACCGCGCCTACACTTTTCTTTGGACTACTTGATTTCACTTGTCATAATTAAAATGATTGACACACAATAGTTGTTTGTGTATAATCGCCTAAAGTTGAGGATACCTCACCGATAACGATTCTATATTGGTATGCAAAATTGGGTGCGAAATCGCAAGCCTGCAACACCGGCGCAGGCGACTCGTGAGGAACGGATGTCAAAGTTCTAATGCTCGTTGTTTCTCCGCAAGGTAAAATTAAAAAATGGCTTCAGCGCAAAATACATCTCACGAAAAATCGCTCCTGGAAATTTCGGGCTTAAAAACAGTTTTTCCAACAGACGATGGCATCGTAAATGCCGTGAACGATGTCAGTTTTAAAATTGACCGCGGTCAGACCGTCGGCGTTGTCGGCGAAAGTGGATGTGGGAAAAGCATCACCGGACTGTCGCTGCTTCAACTCGTGCCCTCACCCGGACGTATCGAAGCCGGTGAGATCCAATTCTATCGCAACGCTGAAGATGACCCGTTAGACATTGCACAGGTGTCACCAAAAAGTGAATTGATGCGCCAAATCCGCGGCAACGAAATTGCCATCATTTTCCAGGAACCGATGACCTCCCTCAATCCGGTCTATACGGTCGGAAACCAAATTGCCGAAGCAATCGTCTTACACGAGCAGGTTGACAAAAAAACGGCACGCGAACGCGCAATCGAGATGATCGCCCGTGT is a genomic window of Candidatus Poribacteria bacterium containing:
- a CDS encoding sigma-70 family RNA polymerase sigma factor, producing the protein MIPDDVYVHKTVEGDAEAFNELVNRHHSKIYGLAYRMLGNPEDAADATQETFLEAYKSIKAFRFQSQFGTWLYSIGINTCQQYIRKSQSHERKLTAYTRETEIDGAVSETDSPERAMVNTEQNEMVQGAINRLPQKQREVVILYYMQHLKYREIAEILKCSEGTVASRLNQALKNLKRKLSKYYLLEGGS